The Nitrospirota bacterium genomic sequence ATACTGGTTATTGGCTGATGTTTATAAAGGAAGGACTTTTGTCGATGGTGTATTGAAGCAGGAAACCAAGGTGCTTGAAAGGATGGCCGCCTAAATGCTTTTTACACACCTATTGACATGACTCCGAAATGAAGGTCGAGATGGCCAAGTTAAAGAAGGAATTGGAAGAGTATAAAAAGCAATGAAATGAAATCCAGCCACATAAAGAGGCGCTTCCCTTGATTTGCACGGGGGCAGAGCGTTGACAGGTAGAGACTCAGGATAGCACATGAGTCAAGCCTTCCGGTTAAGATAGTTTACCCAAACATCTTGACCAAAGGAGGAAGGACATGACTCAGAGACAGTATATCATTAACCGGAATCTCAATATTCTGGAATCAGGGAAGACCCTCGGCAATATCAGTGAAGCCTGTCGGACCCGGAAAGATCCTTTACAACGTTGGAGATTCCCCACACCGCCTGCGCCATGGAGCGGTAATTAAGCTTTTCGTAAGTGTCTTGTGCAGTATGGTAGAAATCGTAGCGAAACAGGGCTGTGTCAGTGACCATGACGGCAGGATACCCTTCTTCCCAGAACGACCAGTGATCTGACCAGTCTATTCCGGTGATCCATCCCGGAGCCGAAATGCCTTCGGACGGAAAAGCTGTTTTTGCCCTGAAAACACCTATTGCGCGATGAACCAGCGATCTGGAGGGAATGTTGCCCACGAAGGCAAGGAAGTTTCCTGTAGCAGGATAGAACCAGCTGAGGGGGAAGGGATATTTTTGGCTTCCCTGCATGTCTGAATACCATCCTATTGTTTCAAGGGAAAACATCGCAAGGATATTTTCATTGCGGGCACGAACAAAAGACGAATATCTGCGGCTTCCCATGTCGCCGGTATGGAAGAACGGGGGCTCTTCATTCACAAATGCCACAAATCGTATTGTTCGGGAGGGATTTGTCATTTTCATAAGCCTTGCCATCTCAAGGAGCGCTGCAACACCAGAGGCATTGTCATTTGCGCCGGGGCTTCCTATTACCGAGTCATAGTGTGCACCTACAAGAATGATTTCTTCAGGTCGTGAACTCCCGGGTATTTCAGCAGCAATATTCCATACGGGCACTTTTTCTGTCTGATATTCCTGTTTTGCAACGTCATATCCCAGATTCCTGAATACACGTTCAATATAATTTGCAGCAGTGACAAGTCGCTCGTAATGCCAGATGTTCCTTTCACCTATGGTGTAGGACAATATGAAGACATGTTCCTCCAATTGAGTTTTGAGGAACTCTTCGTCTGAAGAGAGGGATTGGTGAGTCCCCGCATACGGATCTCCGGGCATATTCGTCATGTACCTGAGCATGGCGAACAGAAGCAAGGCCATGATAATTAATCCTATGAAAAGGAAAGCAGGAAAAGGAATCATTTTTTCAGGATTTCGGTGCATATATTCTACCGGAAACACAGCCAGGATATCTCTCATTATACATGCTTTCATGTTATTGCAGGTGTTTCCGATGTTCAGGATGAGATTTCTCTGCGCATGCTATGCCTGCCCCCGAAATCCGTGAGGGTTACCGCAGCATTGCAGAAGCTTTTTTCTGTACGTAACCTTTGGGAGACGCTGCTGTTGAACTCCCCGGTTTTATTTAGTGTAATATTAAAGTATGACAACGACTGCAAGGCGTGTCGTGAGGATTATTTCTACAGGATTGCTCGCACTGCTGCTTCTTCTTGTTACCCTCTCATACGTGTACTATCTCGAGATGAAAAAGATACTACTCGCGAAGATATCTGCGCGGTCAACCGTGTTCATCGGGCAGAAGGTTGATATCGGGGACATGTCATTCAGTCCTTCCGCAGGGATAACACTTCATGACATTACCGTGCAGAACCCAAAAGGCTTTGCACAGGGCCAACTGCTCAGGATAGAAAGAATATTCCTCAGCATGAAATACCGGGCTCTTTTCAGCGGGCGTTTTCATTTCCACACCATTGCCGTGCATTTCCCAGAACTCGCAATAGTGAGAGATGCAAACGGAAGACTGAACCTTTCAGAGAAGCTTATGCAGTTTTTCGCGAGAGAACCGACAATCCGGTACCAGATAGATGAGTTTGCGATCATCGACGGAACTGTTGATATCAACGGGGATAAGAGATTCAGGAACCATCATGTAAGGCTTTCCCTAAGGGACCTCTCTTCCGAGAAAGGCAGGAAGACCCTTATCCGGGGCTCCACCATTCTTACGGGAGAGAGCAGGGTCAAAATTGACGGATGGGCCTATCTGAAGGATGAACCAAAAAGACTGAATATCTCTGTTTCGTCACAGGGATTTTCCCTGTCTGCGCTGGGGAACTATTTTGAATCGCATGGCATCGATACAAACAAAGCAAAGGTGATTTTTGTCCTGAGCGCTGATGGCGATACCGGGAAAGGGTTTCATCTCTCAACAGACGTGCGCATAAAGAACGCGGAGTTCTCTTTTCTCAGAGATGATCTGCAGGAGATTCTTGTGAATATGCAAGCCTTCCTGAGCATTCCGGACCAGTCCCTCTCGATCGAAAATATTTCTCTCCGGGCAGGAG encodes the following:
- a CDS encoding M28 family peptidase, whose protein sequence is MALLLFAMLRYMTNMPGDPYAGTHQSLSSDEEFLKTQLEEHVFILSYTIGERNIWHYERLVTAANYIERVFRNLGYDVAKQEYQTEKVPVWNIAAEIPGSSRPEEIILVGAHYDSVIGSPGANDNASGVAALLEMARLMKMTNPSRTIRFVAFVNEEPPFFHTGDMGSRRYSSFVRARNENILAMFSLETIGWYSDMQGSQKYPFPLSWFYPATGNFLAFVGNIPSRSLVHRAIGVFRAKTAFPSEGISAPGWITGIDWSDHWSFWEEGYPAVMVTDTALFRYDFYHTAQDTYEKLNYRSMAQAVWGISNVVKDLSGSDRLH